A stretch of Endozoicomonas sp. SCSIO W0465 DNA encodes these proteins:
- a CDS encoding inactive transglutaminase family protein produces MKGRFQLGLMVAVLIVAGLGLTLYKHFALGFPLLGKDISTVWSVEAWVSFKAQGEAAQASLTLPDQQSDVRILDESFASPGYGINQTNDGGQRRAVWSTRKADGRQDLFYKVKLRLEPGISPSVNDQPEPFIAPVLPEPYQTAATSLLNQVTDRSADPVSFAGTMINQFNAKEPDQNANMLLGMVEEGVRLPDLLVNLLHMGNIPARIVRGLHLEDGRRRQPIVDMIEVYDGTQWQLFDPKTGKAGNPDAFFLWQRGAKSLLDVMGGVNSDVKFSIISQNVPTRELALTQATQDGAALIDFSIYSLPLEVQNAFKIILLIPIGVLTVLFMRIVVGLRTSGTFMPVLIAMAFLQTQLIPGLVIFISLVSIGLWIRSFLSQQNMLLVARLGAVIIVVILIMAAMSILSWKLGITQALTVTFFPMIILAWTIERMSILWEEEGPKDVFKEGGGSLLVATMSYLLMSNPIVEQLTFNFPELMLTLLGIVLLLGQYTGYRLLELKRFYPLVHSVDSVHSVHSEK; encoded by the coding sequence ATGAAAGGTCGTTTTCAGCTTGGCCTTATGGTTGCTGTATTGATTGTTGCAGGCTTGGGATTAACCCTTTACAAACACTTTGCACTGGGTTTTCCTTTGTTGGGCAAGGATATCTCTACTGTCTGGAGCGTTGAAGCCTGGGTAAGCTTCAAAGCTCAGGGGGAAGCGGCCCAGGCAAGCCTGACCCTCCCGGACCAGCAGTCCGATGTCAGAATTCTCGATGAATCCTTCGCCTCACCCGGCTATGGTATCAACCAGACTAATGATGGCGGTCAACGTCGTGCTGTCTGGAGTACCCGTAAAGCGGACGGTCGTCAGGATCTGTTTTATAAGGTTAAGCTCCGCCTGGAGCCCGGTATTAGCCCGAGCGTTAATGACCAGCCCGAACCATTCATTGCTCCTGTACTTCCCGAGCCCTATCAAACCGCCGCAACCAGCCTGTTAAACCAGGTGACTGACCGTTCAGCAGACCCGGTAAGTTTTGCCGGCACCATGATCAACCAGTTTAATGCCAAAGAACCTGACCAGAACGCCAATATGCTGCTCGGCATGGTGGAAGAAGGTGTCAGGCTTCCGGACTTACTGGTCAATCTGCTTCATATGGGTAACATCCCCGCTCGCATTGTCCGGGGTCTTCACCTGGAAGATGGCCGTCGCCGGCAACCCATTGTGGACATGATTGAGGTGTATGATGGCACGCAATGGCAACTCTTTGACCCCAAAACCGGTAAAGCCGGTAATCCGGACGCCTTCTTCCTCTGGCAGCGTGGGGCCAAATCACTCCTGGATGTCATGGGCGGCGTTAACTCTGACGTCAAGTTCTCTATTATTTCCCAGAATGTCCCAACCAGGGAGCTGGCGCTCACCCAGGCAACTCAGGATGGTGCCGCATTAATTGACTTTTCAATCTACTCCCTGCCATTGGAAGTCCAGAATGCCTTTAAGATTATTCTGTTGATACCGATTGGCGTGCTGACGGTTCTGTTTATGCGAATTGTCGTCGGTCTGCGCACATCCGGCACATTTATGCCGGTGCTGATTGCCATGGCGTTCCTGCAAACTCAATTAATACCCGGGTTAGTGATTTTCATCTCCCTGGTGTCCATTGGTTTATGGATACGATCTTTCCTCAGCCAGCAGAACATGCTACTGGTCGCCCGGCTTGGGGCCGTCATCATAGTGGTGATACTGATCATGGCCGCTATGAGCATCCTGAGCTGGAAGCTGGGTATCACCCAGGCACTGACCGTTACTTTCTTCCCGATGATCATTCTGGCATGGACCATTGAAAGAATGTCCATCCTCTGGGAAGAGGAAGGCCCCAAGGATGTATTTAAAGAAGGCGGCGGCAGTCTTCTGGTGGCCACCATGAGTTATCTGTTGATGTCCAACCCCATTGTTGAACAGCTAACCTTCAACTTTCCTGAACTGATGCTGACCTTATTGGGCATTGTTCTGCTACTTGGCCAGTACACCGGCTATCGGCTGCTTGAACTCAAGCGGTTCTACCCACTGGTTCATTCGGTTGATTCGGTTCATTCGGTTCATTCTGAAAAGTAG
- a CDS encoding alpha-L-glutamate ligase-like protein: protein MGWFVGWLNSFVQNTLTKNSIATPSRLKESGILSMNSRNLNYISRYNPRRLLPLVDDKLTTKRMAEKAGVDVPKLIGVIEYQSDIRKLKGILEPLEKFVIKPAKGSGGKGILVITGRDSDRYVKASGESLSFNAISRDVSNILGGLYSLGGKSDIAVIESLIVADPIFKDYSFEGVPDIRVIVFRGFPVMAMMRLATRKSDGKANLHQGAVGVGLDIATGNSLRSVQHDLPVSTHPDTGHNFSTLNVPHWHKILSLSAACYEMTNLGYLGVDLVLDKNLGPLILELNARPGLAIQIANGQGIKPRLQLIESLRKHDLPIEERVAFSQQHFGVATLSTLQRT from the coding sequence ATGGGATGGTTTGTGGGATGGTTAAACAGCTTTGTGCAAAACACGCTGACAAAAAACTCAATAGCAACCCCCTCCCGGCTCAAGGAGTCCGGGATACTGAGCATGAACAGCCGCAACCTGAATTATATCTCCCGATATAACCCCAGGCGTCTCCTGCCTCTGGTGGATGACAAACTGACCACCAAACGCATGGCCGAAAAGGCCGGTGTTGATGTGCCAAAACTGATTGGTGTCATTGAATATCAGTCCGATATTCGCAAGTTAAAGGGTATTCTTGAGCCACTGGAAAAGTTTGTCATCAAACCGGCCAAAGGCAGTGGTGGCAAAGGCATTCTGGTGATTACTGGCCGTGACAGTGACCGGTATGTCAAGGCCAGTGGTGAAAGCCTGTCCTTTAACGCCATTAGCCGTGATGTTTCCAATATCCTGGGCGGCCTCTACAGTCTGGGCGGAAAGTCCGACATTGCCGTTATCGAAAGCCTGATCGTCGCTGACCCCATTTTTAAGGACTACAGCTTTGAAGGGGTACCGGATATCCGGGTTATTGTTTTCCGGGGCTTTCCGGTAATGGCCATGATGCGCCTGGCCACCCGAAAATCCGATGGCAAGGCAAACCTGCATCAGGGTGCGGTGGGCGTCGGTCTGGACATTGCCACCGGTAACAGCCTCAGAAGTGTGCAGCATGATTTGCCGGTCAGCACTCATCCAGATACAGGCCACAACTTCTCGACGCTCAATGTGCCTCACTGGCATAAAATATTATCCCTGTCTGCTGCCTGCTATGAGATGACCAACCTGGGTTATCTGGGGGTCGACCTGGTTCTGGATAAAAACCTTGGACCGCTGATTCTGGAACTCAATGCAAGACCGGGGCTTGCGATTCAGATTGCCAATGGCCAGGGGATCAAACCCAGACTTCAATTGATTGAATCGCTGCGCAAGCATGACCTGCCGATTGAAGAACGGGTTGCTTTTTCACAGCAGCACTTTGGCGTAGCGACATTGTCAACACTGCAAAGAACATAA
- a CDS encoding 2-dehydro-3-deoxygalactonokinase, which yields MSIFSSGQFWVAVDWAAESYSAFLMKKESLVDSKTGEPGVLQVKDGAFEAALKTIVDPWLSAHGEFPIILSGLVGAREGWVEVAYVRTPCSNRSILDGVVKVPVNQLKNVSIVPGILHSGDEYSEVLNGEEVSIIGAIKDQGISNGWLLKSGAHCKLVRVEDDAITQLSTYITGELYSVLDQHSSLCRHAGVEQKVSSIDFMTGVRTALQSSCLSKILFSVSTRRLVNQIEAEHVSSYLSGLLIGHEFRDFKSMGLDDLVLISSGQLMELYQLAFDELSIQTVLVDSQRTYLLGAQFILESLEDVS from the coding sequence ATGAGTATATTTTCTTCTGGTCAGTTCTGGGTTGCCGTTGACTGGGCAGCAGAAAGCTATAGCGCTTTTCTGATGAAAAAGGAAAGTTTGGTTGACAGTAAAACAGGGGAACCGGGAGTTTTACAGGTCAAAGACGGTGCTTTTGAAGCGGCATTAAAAACCATTGTTGATCCATGGCTGTCTGCTCATGGTGAATTTCCGATCATTCTCTCCGGTCTGGTAGGAGCACGGGAAGGTTGGGTTGAAGTTGCCTATGTTCGTACCCCCTGTTCGAACCGCTCTATTCTGGATGGGGTTGTCAAAGTCCCAGTCAATCAGTTGAAAAATGTATCCATCGTTCCGGGTATTTTGCATTCCGGAGATGAGTATTCTGAGGTCTTGAACGGGGAGGAAGTATCCATCATTGGTGCTATCAAAGACCAGGGGATTTCTAATGGCTGGCTGCTGAAGTCCGGAGCGCACTGTAAGCTTGTCAGGGTAGAAGACGATGCTATCACGCAGCTTTCTACCTATATAACCGGGGAACTATACAGTGTGCTGGATCAACACTCATCACTGTGCCGACATGCTGGCGTTGAGCAAAAAGTCTCCTCTATCGATTTTATGACCGGGGTAAGAACCGCTTTGCAATCCAGTTGCTTGTCCAAAATACTCTTTAGTGTCAGTACTCGCCGACTGGTCAACCAAATAGAGGCTGAACATGTCAGTAGTTACTTATCTGGATTATTAATTGGCCATGAATTTCGGGATTTTAAATCAATGGGGCTGGATGATCTGGTTCTGATTAGCAGTGGTCAGTTGATGGAACTCTATCAACTGGCATTTGATGAGCTATCCATCCAAACAGTATTGGTTGATTCGCAGAGAACTTACCTTTTAGGAGCGCAGTTCATTCTGGAGTCTCTGGAGGATGTCAGTTGA
- the corA gene encoding magnesium/cobalt transporter CorA produces MIFAYSAQGNQFSIDRVTPEFPPAKGTIWLEATEPDSDEHHWLTTHFPGCLPEEEDLGEIEISSRYFETESGIHIRSLFPHRSGHELRNINVAFNLRPDKLITLQDEPTGLFRLMRKHLKTQHVKATTPLDVIITLFDAKVEYLADTLEEVYEDLEEVSQNALSDQYKDVDEQLRTITLQEDLNGKVRLNLLDTQRSLRYLMRACNHMLNDEQRDSIRDMLRDIESLTPHTGFLFEKINFLMESTMGYLNLEQNNIIKIFSVAAVMFLPPTLIASIYGMNFKAMPELSVEYGYPLALGLMLLSALATFLFFKRKGWL; encoded by the coding sequence ATGATCTTTGCCTATAGTGCTCAGGGAAACCAATTTTCCATTGACCGGGTTACGCCAGAATTCCCACCGGCCAAGGGCACTATATGGCTGGAAGCCACCGAGCCGGACAGCGATGAGCACCACTGGTTAACCACCCACTTCCCCGGCTGCCTGCCCGAGGAAGAAGATCTGGGTGAAATTGAAATATCTTCCCGCTACTTTGAAACCGAATCCGGTATTCATATTCGATCGCTGTTTCCCCACAGGTCTGGCCACGAGCTGAGAAATATTAACGTCGCTTTCAACCTCAGGCCCGATAAGCTGATTACCCTTCAGGATGAGCCTACCGGATTATTCCGGCTTATGCGTAAACACCTGAAAACCCAGCACGTAAAGGCGACCACACCTCTGGATGTTATCATTACTCTCTTTGATGCCAAGGTTGAATACCTTGCCGATACCCTGGAAGAGGTTTACGAAGATCTGGAAGAAGTTAGCCAGAATGCGCTGTCAGATCAGTACAAAGATGTTGATGAGCAGTTGCGCACCATCACACTTCAGGAGGACCTGAATGGTAAAGTCAGATTGAATCTGCTGGATACCCAGCGCTCACTTCGCTATCTGATGCGTGCATGTAATCACATGCTCAATGATGAACAGAGAGACAGTATCAGGGATATGCTTCGGGATATTGAATCCCTGACACCACATACCGGCTTCCTGTTCGAAAAGATCAACTTTTTGATGGAGTCCACAATGGGCTACCTCAATCTTGAACAAAATAACATTATCAAGATTTTCTCAGTCGCAGCGGTCATGTTCCTGCCACCAACACTGATTGCCAGTATTTACGGGATGAATTTCAAAGCCATGCCAGAACTCTCGGTTGAGTATGGCTACCCACTTGCCCTGGGACTTATGTTGTTGAGCGCTTTAGCCACCTTCCTGTTTTTTAAACGCAAAGGCTGGTTGTAA
- a CDS encoding RimK/LysX family protein, which yields MAARIRCVNLNNPQKRSACHMFRNLALPALFVLTMILTGCQTVFYKERPAKDDSDIIQPVPVPEKSEHPMVPSRPEETTLPPDKTHEITIREQTIQTPAHQDGRLVLGINETATLPNLNLKIEAKLDTGAENSSVDARNIQFFERDGKKWVKFDLHRTSSGTQPMELPVKGVTRIKRPGLSSVERPVVMMTITIGDITQSVPVSLTDRGNYESPLLIGRTFMQDLAVIDVNQRHIATKMVVSSNNRKAQVPVTQKSYTRAIIKPVSIKGLATVGAIEHVALPDSDTVLKARIDTGALTSSIDAREIELFEKDGKDWVRFQLANSTGDLISMQEPVTRFVRIKRHGEESERRPVITLNARIGDILIPTQFTLRSRENYEFPALIGARFLEKRALVDVSREYISDTKQP from the coding sequence ATGGCTGCACGCATAAGATGCGTGAACCTTAATAATCCCCAAAAACGTAGTGCTTGTCACATGTTCCGCAACTTGGCCCTACCTGCTTTATTTGTTTTAACCATGATCTTAACCGGCTGCCAGACAGTTTTTTATAAAGAGCGTCCTGCCAAGGATGATTCAGATATTATTCAACCCGTTCCAGTCCCGGAGAAGTCGGAACATCCCATGGTGCCATCAAGACCGGAGGAAACAACGTTGCCTCCTGACAAGACCCATGAGATTACTATTCGTGAGCAGACAATCCAAACCCCTGCTCACCAGGATGGCCGACTCGTCCTTGGCATCAACGAAACTGCTACTCTGCCAAACCTGAACCTCAAAATAGAGGCAAAGTTGGATACCGGGGCAGAAAACAGCTCCGTGGATGCCAGAAATATCCAATTTTTTGAGCGGGATGGCAAAAAATGGGTCAAGTTTGACTTGCATCGTACTTCCAGTGGTACTCAGCCGATGGAGCTGCCGGTCAAAGGTGTAACCCGGATAAAACGTCCCGGGCTCTCATCTGTCGAGCGCCCGGTGGTCATGATGACCATAACCATCGGTGACATTACCCAGTCTGTGCCGGTTTCCCTGACTGATCGCGGCAACTATGAGTCACCCCTTTTGATCGGCCGTACCTTTATGCAGGATCTGGCTGTTATCGACGTTAATCAGCGGCATATTGCCACTAAAATGGTGGTCAGCTCGAATAACCGCAAAGCTCAGGTTCCTGTTACCCAGAAGTCATACACCAGGGCCATCATCAAACCTGTCAGCATTAAGGGACTGGCCACCGTTGGAGCTATTGAGCACGTAGCCCTGCCTGATTCCGATACGGTCCTCAAAGCCCGGATTGATACCGGTGCCCTGACCTCTTCCATCGATGCACGGGAGATCGAGCTTTTTGAAAAAGATGGCAAAGACTGGGTTCGCTTCCAACTGGCAAATTCAACAGGTGATCTTATATCCATGCAGGAACCGGTGACCCGGTTCGTTCGGATCAAACGTCATGGAGAGGAGTCTGAGCGACGTCCCGTTATCACCCTGAACGCCAGAATTGGTGACATCCTTATACCGACACAATTTACGTTGCGTAGCAGGGAAAACTATGAGTTCCCGGCCTTGATCGGTGCACGTTTCCTTGAGAAACGCGCCTTGGTGGATGTATCCAGAGAGTATATTTCTGATACCAAACAGCCCTGA
- the brnQ gene encoding branched-chain amino acid transport system II carrier protein has product MKQKLSIQNIVGMGFMVFAMFLGAGNLIFPPMVGQLAGEDMWYAAAGFLLTGVGLPLLGIVAISRVGGGFNEISGEMPKSIIVALGSCIYLIIGPLYAVPRTALVSYEVGLTPFLSEPSAFTRFIFSLIFFSISWYLSIRPGKLLESVGKLITPALIVLLVILGISPIISPLGTPGQAIGTYTETPFIKGFLEGYMTMDALAALMFGIVIITNLKSHGIKEKSSLFHYSITTGIIAAIGLALVYVSLFYLGATSRDVAPDPGNGGQILTIYAETLFGTTGTALLAAVVALACLTTAIGCITACSEYFDEMFKNVSYKTIVTIISLICIFFANMGLNEIIDLFIPVLLILYPISISLIFLGLIRDWLPRPVLTYRATLITIFTLSIIDVLRITDYAELQPFLQPFSIIPGYEVHMVWLLPSVVVLFITILLGLFIRPASNCQTP; this is encoded by the coding sequence ATGAAACAAAAACTGAGTATACAGAATATTGTTGGTATGGGGTTTATGGTGTTTGCCATGTTTCTTGGGGCAGGCAATTTAATCTTTCCCCCGATGGTTGGACAGTTGGCAGGTGAAGACATGTGGTATGCAGCTGCAGGCTTCCTGCTCACCGGCGTCGGTCTTCCACTGCTGGGCATTGTCGCCATATCAAGAGTGGGCGGTGGCTTTAATGAGATCAGCGGGGAAATGCCCAAGTCCATCATAGTCGCCCTTGGGTCCTGTATTTATCTCATCATCGGTCCCTTATATGCAGTACCGAGAACAGCCCTGGTATCCTATGAAGTCGGTCTGACTCCCTTTCTCTCCGAACCCAGCGCATTTACCCGGTTTATATTCAGTCTGATTTTCTTCAGCATCTCTTGGTATCTGTCAATTCGCCCGGGGAAACTACTGGAATCGGTGGGAAAATTGATCACACCAGCACTTATTGTCCTGTTGGTGATTTTGGGCATTTCACCTATTATTTCCCCTCTCGGTACTCCCGGACAGGCGATCGGCACTTATACCGAAACACCGTTTATCAAGGGTTTCCTTGAGGGCTATATGACCATGGATGCACTGGCGGCACTGATGTTCGGTATAGTCATCATCACCAACCTGAAATCACATGGCATTAAAGAGAAATCCAGTCTGTTCCACTACAGCATTACCACTGGAATCATTGCTGCGATTGGATTGGCCCTTGTCTACGTGTCTCTGTTTTACCTGGGAGCAACCAGCCGGGACGTAGCACCGGATCCGGGCAATGGAGGGCAAATCCTGACCATTTACGCTGAAACACTTTTTGGTACCACCGGAACAGCATTACTGGCTGCCGTCGTGGCCCTCGCCTGTCTGACAACAGCGATCGGCTGCATCACCGCCTGCAGTGAGTATTTTGATGAAATGTTCAAAAACGTGAGCTATAAGACTATTGTTACCATCATTAGTTTAATCTGTATATTCTTTGCCAATATGGGCTTGAATGAGATTATTGACCTCTTCATTCCAGTACTTCTGATTCTATATCCAATATCCATATCGTTGATTTTCCTTGGGCTGATTCGTGACTGGCTACCCAGGCCCGTCCTGACTTACCGGGCGACACTGATTACCATTTTCACTCTTAGCATTATCGATGTACTGCGCATAACCGATTATGCAGAGCTTCAACCTTTCTTACAGCCATTCAGTATCATTCCCGGCTATGAAGTGCATATGGTCTGGCTACTTCCGTCTGTTGTCGTATTGTTCATAACTATTCTACTTGGTTTATTCATCAGGCCTGCATCAAACTGTCAAACGCCATAA
- the glnD gene encoding [protein-PII] uridylyltransferase, whose protein sequence is MSNPFQKIPLSVKDALFNKSQFRADLTIAKTPIPAYKKCLKEATTKMDQWFLDGMDIDQLVVARAWLIDQVLCLAWEHLNWNNGCPIALLAVGGYGRGELHPGSDIDILILLEKDQYNEHQDAIERFLTLLWDIGLKVGSSVRSLDECASQAANDLTIITNLMESRVVSGPVFLHEHLLDTIDTEHMWPSQLYLQAKFEEQRKRHRKYNDTEYDLEPNIKGSPGGLRDLHMLGWVARRHYGTHDPAELLELGFLSNAEYQQLQRCRAFLWKIRWALHSLTGRGEDRLLFDHQRTLASQFGYHDHTGALAVEQFMQSYFRTVMNVSQLKDLLLQHFDDDILSAGIMQEVHAINERFQVCNHYIETIHDKVFAEYPPAILEMFVLITRDQTIQGPTAETIRLLRDYRHLVDSTFRKDPRCTKLFLELMRAPYALTATLRRLARYGILGRYLPEFGKIIGQMQYDLFHTLTVDAHTLLLIKYLRSFSYQKSHQQFPIASKIIHRIPKQELLYLAGLYHDIGKGRGGDHSQLGAVDAKQFCRVHGLNKEDTALIVWLVQEHLTMSVTAQKKDLSDPKVIQDFARRVGTRERLKYLYLLTVADINATNPGLWNGWRDSLLQQLFSQTQQLLKRGVDNLPEMNEQIANTKQRAMALLTGKGLKEEDISYLWDQFNDEYFLRHQSDEISWQTEGILQHDSNKPLILIPAIADGYEQQGSRVFVYTHDQSNLFAATVAAFHQLGLAIQDARIITSRSNYSLDTYTVLEEDGSAIGPNAERILDIKTHLQNTLSAPDKFPDLIRRRTPRQLRYFNREPVVLISNQIEPRQTVLDITATDRPGLLALIGKTFANLNLQVHGAKVATFGEKVEDSFIIADSNGEAIQEAASCNEICNALIRLLREASSHDAITP, encoded by the coding sequence ATGAGCAATCCGTTCCAGAAAATCCCACTCTCTGTCAAGGACGCCCTTTTCAACAAGAGTCAGTTCCGGGCGGACTTAACTATTGCCAAAACCCCCATACCGGCCTACAAGAAATGCCTGAAGGAAGCCACAACCAAAATGGATCAATGGTTTCTGGATGGTATGGATATAGATCAGCTGGTAGTTGCCAGAGCCTGGTTGATCGATCAGGTTCTGTGCCTGGCATGGGAGCATCTCAATTGGAATAATGGCTGCCCCATTGCACTCCTGGCTGTCGGGGGATACGGCAGGGGTGAACTGCATCCGGGGTCAGATATCGACATTTTGATACTGCTGGAAAAAGACCAATATAATGAACATCAGGATGCTATCGAGCGTTTTCTGACCTTGCTCTGGGACATCGGATTAAAAGTGGGATCCAGTGTCCGTTCCCTTGATGAGTGTGCAAGCCAGGCGGCTAATGATCTGACCATCATCACCAATCTGATGGAGTCGAGGGTTGTATCCGGCCCGGTATTCCTGCACGAACATCTGCTGGACACGATTGACACTGAACACATGTGGCCCAGCCAACTTTATCTTCAGGCGAAATTCGAAGAGCAACGAAAACGCCACCGTAAATATAATGACACCGAGTACGATCTGGAACCCAATATCAAAGGTTCACCAGGTGGCCTTCGGGATCTGCACATGCTCGGATGGGTGGCCCGACGGCACTACGGAACTCATGATCCCGCTGAACTTTTGGAGCTTGGCTTCCTGAGCAATGCTGAATATCAGCAGCTGCAGAGATGCAGGGCATTTCTCTGGAAAATTCGCTGGGCACTTCACTCACTGACAGGGCGTGGAGAAGATCGCCTGCTGTTTGATCATCAGCGAACGCTGGCCAGCCAGTTTGGTTATCATGATCATACAGGCGCTTTGGCAGTGGAGCAGTTCATGCAGAGCTACTTTCGCACTGTCATGAATGTCAGCCAGCTAAAAGACCTGCTTCTGCAACATTTTGACGACGATATCCTCAGCGCCGGAATCATGCAGGAAGTTCATGCTATTAATGAACGTTTTCAGGTATGCAATCACTACATTGAAACCATCCACGACAAGGTTTTTGCCGAATACCCTCCAGCTATTCTGGAGATGTTTGTGCTGATTACCCGGGATCAGACAATCCAGGGACCAACCGCCGAAACCATACGACTGCTGAGAGATTACCGCCACCTGGTAGACAGCACCTTTCGCAAAGACCCGCGATGCACAAAGCTGTTTCTGGAACTTATGCGCGCCCCTTATGCATTAACAGCGACGTTAAGAAGACTCGCCCGCTATGGCATACTGGGTCGCTACCTTCCGGAATTTGGTAAAATCATAGGACAGATGCAGTATGATCTTTTCCATACACTCACGGTCGATGCCCATACTCTGTTATTGATAAAATACCTGCGAAGCTTTTCCTATCAAAAGAGCCACCAGCAGTTTCCCATCGCCTCAAAAATCATCCACCGAATTCCCAAACAGGAATTACTTTACCTGGCTGGCCTTTACCATGATATCGGCAAAGGTCGTGGAGGAGACCACTCCCAGCTGGGTGCAGTGGATGCAAAGCAATTTTGTCGTGTTCATGGACTGAATAAAGAAGACACAGCACTGATTGTCTGGCTGGTACAGGAACACCTGACTATGTCGGTCACCGCTCAGAAAAAAGATCTGTCCGACCCAAAAGTCATTCAGGACTTTGCCCGACGTGTCGGAACCCGGGAGCGACTCAAGTACCTGTATCTGCTTACGGTAGCTGATATTAACGCAACCAATCCCGGACTTTGGAATGGCTGGCGGGATTCTCTGTTGCAACAGCTTTTCTCTCAAACCCAGCAGCTATTGAAACGGGGCGTCGATAATCTGCCCGAAATGAATGAGCAAATCGCCAACACAAAGCAGCGGGCAATGGCCCTGCTTACTGGAAAAGGCTTAAAAGAGGAAGATATATCCTATCTCTGGGATCAGTTTAATGATGAGTATTTTCTTCGTCACCAAAGCGATGAAATCAGCTGGCAGACTGAAGGTATTCTTCAGCATGACTCGAACAAGCCGCTGATCCTGATTCCGGCAATTGCTGATGGTTATGAGCAGCAGGGCTCGCGGGTATTTGTCTACACCCATGACCAGTCCAACCTGTTCGCTGCCACAGTGGCTGCGTTCCATCAGCTGGGACTGGCCATTCAGGATGCCAGAATCATCACTTCCAGAAGTAACTACAGCCTTGATACCTACACCGTTCTTGAAGAAGACGGCTCTGCCATCGGCCCCAATGCCGAACGGATACTGGACATCAAGACTCATTTGCAGAATACCCTTTCGGCCCCGGACAAATTTCCTGACCTGATTCGCCGGAGAACACCCCGACAACTCCGCTATTTTAACCGGGAGCCAGTCGTACTGATCAGCAACCAGATTGAGCCCAGACAAACGGTTCTTGATATTACCGCCACAGACCGGCCGGGACTGCTTGCCCTGATCGGTAAAACCTTCGCCAACCTGAATCTGCAGGTGCACGGCGCCAAAGTTGCCACCTTCGGAGAAAAGGTTGAAGACAGTTTTATCATTGCCGACAGCAATGGTGAAGCCATTCAGGAGGCTGCAAGCTGTAACGAAATATGTAACGCATTAATCCGTTTACTGCGTGAAGCTTCAAGTCATGACGCCATTACACCGTAA
- a CDS encoding aminoacyl-tRNA deacylase encodes MSIANTVYKYLAKQSIPYQTVRHQPSKSSLQSAIAAQIPLHQLAKAVVLKDSLDHYLMAILPAANRVNIHQVSQITNSKLQFATEHELNGRFKDCEPGAIPPFGELYNMQVLWDTRLCQSPDIFLEAGDHETLIRLLQESFQQISNDQPHDDLCSAPPRGH; translated from the coding sequence ATGAGCATTGCTAACACAGTCTATAAATACCTTGCAAAACAGAGCATTCCCTATCAAACCGTCAGGCATCAACCCAGCAAGAGTTCCCTGCAAAGCGCCATCGCTGCTCAGATCCCACTCCATCAACTAGCCAAAGCAGTTGTTCTGAAAGATAGCCTTGATCACTACCTGATGGCCATTTTACCGGCTGCCAACCGGGTAAACATTCATCAAGTGAGCCAAATCACCAACTCAAAACTGCAATTCGCCACAGAGCACGAGCTTAACGGCAGGTTCAAGGACTGCGAACCCGGAGCCATCCCACCTTTTGGTGAGCTCTACAACATGCAAGTACTCTGGGATACCCGACTGTGCCAAAGCCCGGATATTTTCCTTGAAGCCGGTGATCATGAAACCCTGATCCGCCTCTTACAGGAAAGTTTCCAACAAATCAGCAACGATCAGCCCCATGATGACCTTTGCTCAGCACCACCGAGAGGTCATTAA